A single region of the Halarsenatibacter silvermanii genome encodes:
- the remA gene encoding extracellular matrix/biofilm regulator RemA, translated as MSDVELINIGFGNIVAGNRVISVVSPESAPIKRLIQEARERGMLIDATYGRRTRAVIITDSDHIVLSAIQPETVSQRLEDKDDEE; from the coding sequence ATGTCAGATGTAGAGCTTATAAATATAGGCTTTGGTAATATAGTTGCCGGCAACAGGGTAATATCCGTGGTAAGTCCCGAATCTGCTCCTATCAAAAGATTGATACAGGAGGCAAGGGAGCGGGGGATGCTTATCGATGCCACCTATGGACGCAGGACCAGAGCGGTGATAATAACTGACAGTGATCATATTGTGCTTTCTGCCATTCAGCCGGAAACTGTTTCTCAGCGTCTGGAGGATAAAGACGACGAGGAATAA
- a CDS encoding Rqc2 family fibronectin-binding protein: MAIDGVMLSCCRRELEDELKGAKVGKAYQPMKDFLTLRLRNNGQNLTMLVSIDPRQSRIHLTSLDFENPQKPPVFSMVLRKHLNGGKIINIEQPGMERMLVFNVKRGNKRYKLIAEIMGRYSNVILVDSQDQVKDALKRIPPEKDSQRVLMPNSEYQPPPPQDKVNPYRISDMSWNDIVGGNFRKYAYRAILNNVQGFGPDLAREIVYRADVDPETNYHRLKSKEKEAIGSSFFEFLARIKSEDYQPALGIDDEGETAYISAFPLHHYEEIEPQYFPDTASLFDYFYQNQIVKKDIERKRKQLEDIIKNYQEKNSKQQDKFKGKLKESREAEKYKKKGELLKANLEKVRPGQKEIEVINYYDENQPEIKIELNPDISPAENVDKYFDKYNKLKKSEEHIIKELARLRHERKYLSRVRYELSQAEDLGDLEEIENELIEEKYIQDKSQKKNSKKGKKAEPRRFFSEDGYQILVGRNNRQNDELTTKVASDKDIWVHTRKIAGSHVIIRNHRPGKEIPHSTIEEAAVLAAYYSKARQSENVPVDYTEIPNVNKPGGARPGIVYYDDHSTLYVNPDEEKVKDIATRGKPADL; this comes from the coding sequence TTGGCAATAGATGGTGTAATGTTATCGTGCTGCCGCAGAGAGCTCGAGGATGAATTAAAAGGAGCAAAGGTGGGCAAAGCCTATCAGCCCATGAAGGATTTTTTGACTTTGAGATTGAGAAATAATGGACAAAACTTGACTATGCTCGTGTCCATAGATCCACGACAATCCAGAATTCATTTAACCAGCCTGGACTTTGAAAACCCCCAAAAGCCCCCTGTATTTTCCATGGTGTTACGAAAACACCTAAACGGGGGAAAGATAATAAATATTGAGCAGCCCGGGATGGAAAGGATGCTCGTTTTTAATGTCAAAAGAGGCAATAAAAGATATAAACTCATAGCTGAGATAATGGGGAGATACAGCAATGTGATCCTGGTGGACAGTCAGGACCAGGTAAAAGATGCTCTGAAAAGAATACCTCCGGAGAAAGATTCCCAGAGGGTGCTTATGCCCAACTCTGAATATCAGCCACCTCCACCTCAGGACAAAGTAAACCCCTATCGAATAAGTGATATGTCCTGGAATGATATAGTCGGAGGAAATTTCCGCAAATACGCATACCGCGCCATCTTAAATAATGTGCAGGGATTCGGCCCGGATCTGGCCCGGGAGATAGTTTATCGAGCTGATGTTGATCCGGAAACAAACTATCACAGGTTAAAATCAAAAGAAAAAGAAGCCATTGGGTCTTCCTTTTTCGAGTTTTTGGCCCGGATAAAATCTGAAGATTATCAGCCTGCTCTGGGGATAGATGATGAAGGTGAAACAGCTTACATATCAGCCTTCCCTCTTCATCACTATGAGGAGATAGAGCCACAATATTTTCCGGACACGGCCAGCTTATTTGATTACTTTTATCAAAATCAAATAGTAAAAAAAGATATAGAAAGAAAAAGAAAACAGCTGGAAGACATAATAAAAAATTATCAGGAAAAAAACTCCAAACAACAGGATAAATTCAAAGGCAAATTAAAAGAGAGCAGGGAAGCTGAAAAATATAAAAAGAAGGGCGAACTGTTAAAAGCCAATCTGGAAAAAGTCAGGCCCGGCCAGAAAGAAATCGAAGTCATCAATTATTATGATGAGAACCAGCCCGAGATCAAAATTGAGCTCAACCCCGATATATCACCCGCTGAAAATGTAGATAAATATTTTGATAAATATAATAAATTGAAAAAAAGCGAGGAACATATAATCAAAGAACTCGCCCGCTTGAGACATGAAAGAAAATATCTCTCCCGAGTCAGATATGAATTATCTCAGGCCGAAGATCTTGGTGATCTGGAAGAGATCGAAAATGAGTTGATCGAAGAAAAATACATTCAGGATAAAAGCCAGAAAAAAAATTCAAAGAAGGGAAAAAAAGCAGAACCGAGAAGATTCTTTTCTGAAGATGGCTATCAAATTCTGGTCGGCAGAAATAACAGACAGAACGATGAACTCACCACCAAAGTGGCATCTGATAAAGATATATGGGTTCACACGCGAAAGATAGCCGGCTCCCATGTTATAATTCGCAACCATCGCCCGGGAAAAGAAATTCCTCACTCAACAATCGAAGAAGCCGCCGTTCTTGCCGCTTATTACAGCAAAGCGCGCCAATCTGAGAATGTGCCGGTAGATTATACCGAAATTCCCAATGTAAATAAACCGGGAGGGGCCAGACCGGGAATAGTTTACTATGATGATCACAGCACTCTTTATGTCAATCCCGATGAGGAGAAAGTTAAAGATATAGCTACCCGAGGAAAACCGGCAGACCTTTAA
- the lnt gene encoding apolipoprotein N-acyltransferase: protein MKFFLLALSAILISMPLGSRELFFFSWLGFIPALKIFIDMEGMKNNFIWGWLWGFFLALGAGYWLVHPIEEFSGLPLPLVIVLTALLLLTAAIFTAVWTVIFKLLSRDNKFSVLVFAFTWTGVEFIRGMIFPYYPFGFLGLSQSGFDPFLQLAEAGGIYLLSFMAAVVAGLLFKLIRSKNPKILIILAAVLVISTAAAYHFSGRAEQEWAENKRSLKTGIVMTEISQEDKWEDENIEMNLESVAEDTERVLNQGAEIAVTPETSLTFDFVRNEYYREKFLGQIEEPGYMMVGSQIRDAERGGTVNSYLLLDEEETIKNKYNKNDLIPGEVIPFAGLAEILTGREWHSLNPGVDKNVMNIVSQQDKFEFRVLTCSEILYSPPDRDELTEVDFILNPSNEAWFGDTNLLNQMWESARIRAVEMRTPVIKSGNKARGGYINPRGEEIIVEDREVLTAGAGRAHSSSTFYQEHGDYIGYLSLLMVLIFIPGFRLLQTEY from the coding sequence TTGAAGTTTTTTCTTCTCGCTTTAAGTGCCATATTAATATCGATGCCTCTCGGCAGCAGGGAGCTTTTCTTTTTTAGCTGGCTGGGTTTTATACCGGCGCTGAAAATATTCATAGATATGGAAGGCATGAAAAATAATTTTATCTGGGGCTGGCTCTGGGGCTTTTTTCTCGCACTGGGTGCAGGTTACTGGCTGGTTCATCCCATCGAAGAATTCAGCGGCCTGCCTCTTCCCCTGGTCATTGTCTTAACAGCTTTGCTGCTGCTTACAGCTGCCATCTTCACCGCAGTCTGGACCGTAATATTTAAGCTTTTGAGCAGGGATAACAAATTCTCGGTTTTAGTATTTGCTTTTACCTGGACTGGCGTCGAATTCATCAGAGGAATGATATTTCCTTATTATCCGTTCGGATTTTTGGGCTTAAGCCAGTCCGGATTTGATCCTTTTTTACAGCTGGCCGAGGCTGGTGGTATTTATCTGTTATCTTTTATGGCTGCTGTTGTGGCCGGACTATTGTTCAAATTAATCAGATCCAAAAACCCTAAAATTTTAATCATTCTGGCAGCTGTTCTTGTCATCAGCACCGCGGCCGCCTATCATTTTAGCGGGAGAGCCGAGCAGGAATGGGCAGAAAACAAGCGCAGTTTGAAAACCGGTATCGTCATGACTGAAATTTCTCAGGAAGATAAATGGGAGGATGAGAATATAGAGATGAATTTAGAATCTGTGGCTGAAGATACAGAGCGAGTTTTAAACCAGGGAGCAGAAATAGCTGTTACTCCTGAAACTTCCCTGACTTTTGATTTTGTCAGAAACGAGTATTATCGGGAAAAATTCCTCGGCCAGATCGAAGAACCGGGTTATATGATGGTCGGAAGTCAAATACGTGATGCCGAACGGGGCGGAACTGTTAATAGTTATCTTCTTCTGGATGAAGAGGAAACCATAAAGAATAAATATAATAAAAACGATTTAATTCCCGGAGAAGTGATACCTTTTGCCGGCCTGGCTGAAATATTAACCGGCAGGGAGTGGCATTCGCTGAATCCTGGAGTGGACAAAAACGTCATGAATATTGTAAGTCAGCAGGATAAATTCGAGTTTAGAGTTTTAACCTGTTCGGAAATCCTGTATTCTCCACCTGACAGAGATGAGTTGACCGAGGTCGATTTTATTTTAAACCCATCGAATGAAGCCTGGTTCGGAGATACAAATCTGCTCAATCAGATGTGGGAATCAGCCCGAATTAGAGCTGTGGAGATGAGGACCCCGGTCATAAAGTCGGGAAATAAAGCCAGGGGAGGATATATTAACCCCCGTGGAGAAGAGATAATCGTTGAAGACAGGGAAGTCTTAACTGCAGGAGCGGGCAGAGCCCACAGCAGTTCAACTTTTTATCAAGAGCACGGGGATTATATCGGTTATTTATCCCTTTTGATGGTGCTGATATTCATACCGGGATTCAGGCTGCTGCAGACTGAATATTAA
- a CDS encoding Crp/Fnr family transcriptional regulator: MTSPNKQLLKKVDLFSSMEEKQIEELSDLLEFHSFSEGEAIFRAGEKGRKMYLLKSGRVKIIKISPDGKEQIIKFLEKGEIFGEVVLFGVEYYPVTTICQKSSEIGILSRKKFRSYFLGNPMIGWNMLEVMAQKLYFTQQRIENLAMKDARRRISQALLELSGADNNVVESFNQEEFASYLGVTRETISRNISKMKREGLIKRKGSKLVIKDIESLKEISKFSNKLR; encoded by the coding sequence ATGACTTCCCCAAATAAACAGCTGCTCAAAAAGGTCGATCTTTTTTCTTCTATGGAAGAAAAACAGATCGAAGAATTATCAGACCTGCTGGAATTTCACTCTTTTTCTGAAGGCGAGGCCATATTTCGCGCAGGAGAAAAGGGGAGAAAAATGTACCTGCTAAAATCCGGCCGGGTTAAAATAATTAAAATTTCCCCCGATGGCAAAGAGCAGATAATAAAATTTCTGGAGAAGGGAGAGATATTCGGGGAGGTGGTGCTCTTCGGAGTCGAATATTATCCGGTCACCACAATCTGTCAAAAATCATCTGAGATAGGTATTTTGTCCAGGAAAAAATTTCGCAGTTATTTTTTGGGAAATCCCATGATTGGATGGAACATGCTGGAGGTAATGGCTCAAAAACTATACTTTACCCAGCAGAGAATAGAAAATCTGGCCATGAAAGATGCCCGGCGGAGAATTTCTCAGGCGCTCCTCGAGCTGTCCGGGGCAGATAATAATGTGGTTGAAAGCTTTAATCAGGAAGAGTTTGCCAGTTATCTGGGGGTGACCCGGGAAACCATAAGCAGAAATATCAGCAAGATGAAACGGGAGGGCCTGATCAAAAGAAAGGGAAGTAAATTAGTCATAAAAGATATAGAAAGTCTTAAAGAAATATCGAAATTTTCCAACAAACTGCGCTGA
- the fusA gene encoding elongation factor G — protein MAGYNTSEIRNLALVGHRGAGKTTISEMILAEAGEVEEPGSVDQENTASDFTPEEMDRGYSIFNSYFTFNWKNSRFNLIDTPGYIDFQGEAGSALSVVAGAMVVVNSDSGIEVNTDFAWKQAENKGVTRFIFINKLDKEETDFDEVFQELSEYCDQPLIPLTVPAVEEDQIEGLIDVLSEKLITDEGDKQDIPEKYAAMIDEYRTDLIEAAVESDDELMLRYLEDEEISDEEITDALFDSVKEELAVPVFAGAAEENLGVLEAFDYIRKLLRSPAGELELEDVSGEKVAVDPDPEGELLAQVTKTMVDPYIGKLSIFRIFDGTINEVEELYVPRLGREISTNKFYQLSGDEQEQVEELIAGDIGAVAKVTELETSDTITNPERGVELKEIDLPEPMLVQKVVALDDESEDKMSDAIQRYSQEDLTFKVNYNNETKELLVNAMGTVHLNVIQDICQRKFDVSFDTRKPSVAYKETIQTKADVEHRFKKQSGGRGQFGHVMLLIEPLPRGEGYEFKEEIFGGAIPNQYIPGVEKGVQEAMEEGVLAGYPVVDCRSTVYDGDYHEVDSSEMAFKIAASKAFKKGMEQAKPVLLEPIMNVRIIVPEEYMGDIMGDLNSRRGQIQGMDPENGKQVIKAKSTPARDVHLCDRPEIPDRRLRQF, from the coding sequence TTGGCGGGTTATAATACCAGTGAAATCAGAAACCTGGCTCTTGTGGGTCACAGGGGAGCAGGAAAAACAACCATCAGTGAAATGATTCTGGCTGAAGCAGGAGAAGTAGAAGAACCGGGGAGTGTAGATCAGGAAAATACCGCTTCCGATTTCACCCCCGAAGAGATGGACAGGGGTTATTCGATCTTCAACTCGTATTTCACCTTTAACTGGAAAAATTCCAGATTCAACCTTATAGACACCCCTGGTTATATAGATTTTCAGGGTGAAGCTGGCAGTGCCCTCTCGGTGGTCGCAGGAGCTATGGTCGTGGTAAATTCTGACAGCGGGATAGAGGTCAACACCGATTTCGCCTGGAAGCAGGCCGAAAATAAAGGCGTTACCCGATTTATATTTATTAATAAGCTCGATAAAGAGGAGACGGATTTCGACGAAGTTTTTCAGGAGTTGAGCGAATATTGTGATCAGCCTTTGATTCCTCTTACAGTTCCGGCTGTTGAGGAAGATCAAATTGAAGGGTTGATCGATGTTCTTTCGGAGAAGCTCATAACAGATGAGGGCGATAAGCAGGACATTCCGGAAAAATATGCTGCTATGATCGATGAATATCGAACCGATCTGATTGAAGCAGCAGTTGAATCTGATGATGAACTCATGCTCAGGTATTTAGAGGATGAAGAAATCAGCGATGAAGAGATAACCGATGCTCTTTTTGATTCTGTTAAAGAAGAGCTGGCTGTGCCTGTTTTTGCCGGAGCTGCGGAGGAAAATCTTGGCGTTCTGGAAGCTTTCGATTACATTCGCAAATTGCTGCGCTCGCCTGCTGGCGAATTAGAGCTTGAAGATGTTTCCGGAGAAAAAGTCGCAGTCGATCCTGATCCTGAAGGCGAACTTCTGGCTCAGGTTACCAAAACCATGGTTGACCCTTATATCGGCAAGCTCTCCATCTTCCGAATATTCGATGGTACCATCAATGAAGTTGAGGAGTTGTATGTGCCGCGGCTGGGTCGTGAGATCAGCACCAACAAATTTTATCAGCTGAGCGGCGATGAGCAGGAGCAGGTAGAAGAATTGATCGCCGGTGATATTGGGGCGGTTGCCAAAGTGACCGAGCTGGAAACTTCTGATACAATCACAAACCCTGAGCGCGGTGTGGAGCTAAAGGAGATAGATCTGCCCGAGCCGATGCTGGTTCAGAAAGTGGTAGCCCTTGATGATGAAAGCGAAGACAAGATGTCTGATGCAATTCAAAGATATAGTCAAGAAGATTTAACATTCAAGGTTAATTATAATAATGAGACCAAAGAGCTTCTGGTTAATGCCATGGGAACTGTGCACCTTAACGTCATCCAGGACATCTGTCAGAGAAAATTCGATGTCAGCTTCGATACCAGAAAACCCAGCGTTGCTTACAAAGAAACCATTCAAACTAAAGCAGATGTTGAACATAGATTTAAAAAGCAGAGCGGGGGCAGAGGACAGTTCGGTCATGTCATGCTTCTCATCGAACCGCTGCCTCGAGGAGAGGGTTATGAATTTAAGGAGGAAATTTTTGGCGGAGCTATACCCAACCAATATATACCCGGAGTGGAAAAAGGCGTGCAGGAAGCCATGGAAGAAGGGGTGTTGGCCGGCTATCCCGTAGTGGACTGCAGATCTACAGTTTACGATGGCGATTACCATGAAGTCGACTCCTCCGAAATGGCCTTTAAAATAGCTGCTTCCAAGGCCTTCAAAAAAGGTATGGAACAGGCCAAGCCGGTGCTTTTAGAGCCAATTATGAATGTGAGAATCATTGTTCCTGAGGAGTATATGGGAGATATAATGGGTGATCTTAACTCGCGCAGAGGACAGATTCAGGGAATGGATCCTGAAAATGGCAAACAGGTAATCAAGGCAAAAAGTACCCCAGCGAGAGATGTTCACCTATGCGACCGACCTGAAATCCCTGACCGGCGGTTACGGCAATTTTGA
- a CDS encoding RluA family pseudouridine synthase, translating to MYKNKFVIKSDENVGRRVDKFLAERIDDFSRSTLQKFIKEGYVQVPSAGRNKLKSSYPLKPEDEIIVNIPENELSTRLEPWEQELNKIYEDADIAVIEKPAPLVVHPAPGHEEKTLVHALLYNFDKLADEAAETRPGIVHRLDRETSGLLVIAKSNRAYVELKGQFKNRKVKKIYRALLTGVPEHRRAKIDAPIGRDPARRTKLKVRPHKGKRAVTRYKLTEKFSGFCQAKIKIETGRTHQIRVHFSFLGHPVVGDKKYGGSQGGELETPRMMLHAQNLGFYHPVEKEWMEFELNPPEDFNKIVRDLSDPDD from the coding sequence ATGTATAAAAATAAATTTGTAATAAAAAGCGATGAAAATGTGGGCAGAAGGGTGGATAAGTTTCTGGCGGAAAGAATTGATGATTTTTCCCGTTCAACCCTTCAGAAATTTATCAAAGAGGGATATGTTCAGGTTCCCTCTGCCGGCCGGAATAAATTGAAATCTTCTTATCCATTAAAACCTGAAGATGAGATCATCGTCAATATACCCGAAAATGAGCTCTCTACCCGGCTGGAACCCTGGGAGCAAGAGCTGAACAAGATTTATGAAGATGCAGATATAGCCGTGATTGAAAAGCCGGCTCCTCTCGTAGTTCATCCAGCTCCCGGCCATGAAGAGAAAACTCTGGTTCATGCACTCCTTTACAATTTTGATAAATTGGCCGATGAAGCGGCAGAGACAAGGCCTGGAATAGTTCACCGGCTTGACAGGGAGACCTCGGGGCTTTTAGTCATTGCCAAAAGCAATCGAGCTTATGTAGAATTGAAAGGACAGTTCAAAAATAGAAAGGTCAAAAAAATTTATCGTGCCCTGTTGACCGGTGTGCCCGAGCACCGCCGGGCTAAAATAGATGCACCCATCGGCAGAGATCCCGCCAGAAGGACTAAATTGAAGGTGAGACCTCATAAGGGTAAAAGAGCTGTAACCCGTTATAAGCTGACTGAAAAGTTTTCCGGGTTTTGCCAGGCAAAAATAAAAATTGAAACAGGCCGGACTCATCAGATAAGGGTTCATTTCTCATTTCTCGGTCATCCTGTCGTCGGCGATAAAAAATATGGGGGTAGTCAGGGTGGAGAGCTTGAAACGCCGCGGATGATGCTCCATGCTCAAAATTTGGGGTTTTATCATCCTGTTGAAAAGGAATGGATGGAATTTGAGCTGAATCCGCCTGAGGATTTCAATAAAATCGTGAGGGACCTTTCAGATCCTGATGATTGA
- the lspA gene encoding signal peptidase II: protein MIKFLSIFFLAVFADQISKYFIDSNMSPGQRIAIREGVLELTYLRNPGAVLGLLAESKYLLLVIQLAVVFLLLLIYYYYLPKNNYIDLFLVLLLSGAAGNIIDRIRLGYVIDFIDLQIWPVFNLADVFITLGTLGMIIIFWKEL, encoded by the coding sequence TTGATAAAATTTTTGTCAATATTTTTTTTGGCTGTATTTGCCGATCAAATCAGCAAATATTTTATTGATAGTAATATGAGCCCGGGTCAGAGAATTGCGATCAGAGAAGGAGTTTTAGAGCTGACCTATCTCAGAAACCCGGGGGCTGTTTTAGGTCTTTTGGCAGAGAGCAAATATCTGCTTTTGGTGATTCAGCTGGCAGTAGTTTTTTTACTGCTGTTAATTTACTATTATTATCTTCCGAAAAACAATTATATCGATCTCTTTCTGGTGCTTTTGCTTTCCGGTGCCGCTGGAAATATCATTGATAGAATTAGACTGGGATATGTAATCGATTTTATCGATTTACAGATCTGGCCTGTATTTAATCTGGCCGATGTTTTTATAACTCTGGGTACTCTGGGAATGATCATCATCTTCTGGAAAGAATTATAG
- a CDS encoding DUF5665 domain-containing protein — translation MTGKNDSEDDSSPPTNEEIMERLEEISHDVHKFTLADYIKFIKSPRKMVLINFISGLARGLGIAVGITFLGAIFLLILIRMAEANIPVIGEFLARLIQVIQNHL, via the coding sequence ATGACCGGAAAAAATGATTCCGAAGATGATTCCTCACCTCCTACCAACGAAGAGATTATGGAGAGATTAGAGGAAATTTCGCATGATGTGCATAAATTTACTCTGGCTGATTATATAAAGTTTATTAAATCTCCGCGAAAAATGGTTTTAATAAATTTCATATCCGGCCTGGCCCGGGGACTGGGAATAGCAGTGGGTATAACCTTTTTAGGAGCTATATTCCTTTTAATCCTGATCAGAATGGCCGAGGCCAACATTCCGGTTATTGGAGAATTTCTGGCCAGATTGATCCAGGTTATTCAAAATCATCTCTGA
- a CDS encoding DivIVA domain-containing protein — translation MKFSPLDIYNKEFKKSTFGYNKDQVDEFLDEVGLAYERLLKDYSSLEDEKEKLEEKLENYENIKEQLEETLESVRETARRQTDQARREAENIIKEAEREADLIKKNAREDIRDEKRKIEELKREAKGVIRGELTEAERIREKRREFKRRFKNMLEDYIEIMDEDYEDIPGVEDIEESIDFDEEDKLDDIMNDMEELTDSIDTPSEDVSVRNDSHNAAEAGKFSNERESVQSEDKDGENLDGEESSAQEKQQEFDIDETIIND, via the coding sequence TTGAAATTTTCACCTCTGGATATTTACAATAAAGAGTTTAAAAAGTCCACCTTTGGTTATAATAAGGATCAGGTAGATGAGTTTCTGGACGAGGTGGGGCTGGCCTACGAAAGATTGCTCAAAGATTACAGCTCCCTTGAGGATGAAAAAGAAAAACTGGAAGAAAAGCTCGAGAATTATGAAAATATTAAGGAACAGCTGGAAGAAACGCTGGAAAGCGTGAGAGAGACTGCCAGACGCCAGACGGACCAGGCCCGCCGTGAAGCCGAAAATATTATAAAAGAGGCTGAACGCGAGGCAGATCTCATAAAGAAGAATGCCAGAGAAGATATCAGGGATGAAAAAAGAAAAATTGAAGAACTCAAGCGGGAAGCCAAAGGTGTGATCCGCGGAGAGCTGACTGAGGCTGAAAGAATAAGAGAGAAACGCAGGGAGTTCAAGCGGAGATTTAAGAATATGCTCGAGGATTATATTGAAATTATGGATGAGGATTATGAGGATATTCCCGGGGTGGAGGATATTGAGGAGAGTATAGATTTTGATGAAGAAGACAAACTTGATGATATAATGAATGATATGGAAGAGCTGACTGATTCTATAGATACACCGTCTGAAGACGTATCTGTTCGGAATGATTCCCATAATGCTGCTGAAGCCGGAAAATTCTCGAATGAAAGAGAGAGTGTCCAGTCAGAAGACAAGGACGGGGAGAATTTGGACGGAGAGGAAAGCTCCGCTCAGGAAAAACAGCAGGAATTTGATATCGATGAGACAATTATAAATGATTGA
- a CDS encoding RNA-binding protein, with amino-acid sequence MSSEKKILSHLQREEDIKLGERILDLAERVQERNNKHTTKFLNPRETKIAEEILAQLADINYLSEGGHDKAERKRVIIFPAYLFPEHQNVPLSCFKIKGNFDFVNVGHGDFLGALTGLGIKRELIGDIIIYRDTAQVVAVPEAEKEILFNLEKVNEVPVEVEKMECDEIIFEEKHRKEIKTSVASQRLDAILSAGFGDSRSNSKAAIEEGRIKLNWVREKNPAAEVSVGDLISVKGRGRLKVVKKRGISNSGRIKLQIDRIT; translated from the coding sequence TTGAGCAGTGAGAAAAAAATCCTTTCCCATCTTCAGCGGGAAGAGGATATAAAATTGGGCGAAAGAATACTGGATCTGGCCGAGAGAGTTCAGGAAAGAAACAATAAACACACCACAAAATTTTTAAACCCCCGGGAGACAAAAATAGCCGAAGAGATCCTGGCTCAGCTGGCGGACATAAATTACCTGTCAGAAGGCGGGCATGATAAGGCTGAAAGAAAAAGAGTGATTATATTTCCCGCTTATTTATTTCCCGAGCATCAAAACGTGCCCCTTTCCTGCTTTAAAATTAAAGGCAACTTTGATTTTGTAAATGTTGGTCATGGAGATTTTCTGGGGGCCCTCACGGGCCTGGGCATTAAAAGAGAGTTGATTGGAGATATAATAATTTACAGAGATACAGCCCAGGTGGTGGCTGTTCCGGAGGCAGAAAAGGAAATTTTATTCAACCTGGAAAAAGTAAACGAAGTCCCTGTCGAAGTTGAAAAGATGGAATGTGATGAAATTATATTTGAAGAAAAACACCGCAAAGAAATTAAAACCAGCGTGGCTTCTCAAAGACTCGATGCTATACTCAGCGCTGGATTCGGTGATTCCCGCAGCAACAGCAAGGCTGCCATAGAAGAGGGGAGAATAAAACTTAACTGGGTCCGGGAAAAAAACCCGGCTGCCGAAGTAAGCGTTGGCGATCTTATCTCAGTAAAAGGGAGAGGCAGACTTAAGGTAGTAAAAAAGAGAGGGATATCCAATTCCGGGCGGATAAAGCTGCAGATTGATAGGATTACATGA
- a CDS encoding YggT family protein: MRLLLRSVDIFFNILYLILLIRVILSWVGRGIPYNSRWRGLITFVYSVTEPILRPIRQIIPSSGMGIDFSPLIAFMLLGFIRRIIMSLLTSLMF; the protein is encoded by the coding sequence GTGAGATTGCTTTTAAGAAGCGTTGATATTTTCTTCAATATACTTTATCTGATATTATTGATCAGAGTTATCCTCTCCTGGGTGGGTAGAGGAATTCCCTATAATTCCAGATGGCGCGGCCTGATCACATTTGTTTACAGCGTGACAGAGCCGATTTTAAGACCGATAAGGCAGATAATACCTTCTTCTGGTATGGGAATAGATTTTTCTCCGCTGATAGCCTTTATGCTGCTCGGTTTCATAAGGAGAATTATAATGAGTCTTTTGACCTCTTTGATGTTTTAA